The genome window GTTTTGGTGGAGTGGATATtgtaaatgtttcttgtgtCGATCATTACAAATTATTTCTATATTACATCTGCTCTCTCAGTGGAGACTCATGCAGTTGATGAGAGTGACAATCTGGTGCCCTCAAACTCAGTGACTCTCCCACTTTACACctgggttgccatgacaactacACCATGCAGCTCCACCTGTGGCACTGGTAAGGGTTACTACCTGcatttctgtttttctctgtgtACTTTTGAGTACTGTGCTTGTACTCAAAACTCCAGGctaacagctgtgtgtgtgtgtgtgtggtaggtaaACGTCAGATATTTTTTAGCTGTGTGGAGCGGGCGACTCAGACCACTGTTTCAGGAGACTTCTGTAATCACAGCGTTCGCCCTGTTCCTCAAGAGGAGACATGCTCCATCCAACACTGCCCTGCTTTGTATGAAGTCTTTTATTTCACACCTacagcatgcgtgtgtgtgtgtgtgtgtgtgtgtgttcgttcacTGGTCTTGTGTTGTTTCTGCACAATTCAGCTGCAAGAGTACAGTAATTTCATCTGCCTTCTCTCTTGCGTGTGTTACATcaattgtattgtgtgtgtgtgtgtgtgtgtgtgtgtgtgtgtgtgtgtgtgtgtgtccaagtgcAGTTGGGATGTGGGTGAGTGGTCTGAATGCAGCAGGACGTGCGGTCTGGGTCTCCAGCATCGTCAGGTGCTCTGTCGCCAGACTCAGGCTCACCATGGGAACATCACGAGCATCATAACCGTGGAGACGCAGCAGTGTGGCCACACTGAGAGGCCGGAGACGAGTGTGCCGTGTCAGCTGCAGATCTGCAGTGAGTGGCAGATCCGGACTGAGTGGACAGAGGTGTGTGAATGCGTCTGAGCCACAACCGTTAGCatgagcagcagcagagagtgCTGAAGGAAGGAAGCGTTACATTTGTTATCCTGCTTTGTCCCCGGGCAGTGCTCAGTGCCTTGTGGGGTGGGCCAGCGCAGCCGAGAGGTGGTGTGCGTGTCCAATCTAGGCGACGTGGACGCTGATGACCAGTGCAATCTAGCACTGAAACCGCCTCACCTGCAGAACTGTGACATGGGACCTTGCGCTCGCAGCTGGTACTTCTCCACCTGGAGCCAGAGAgtgagcatctgtgtgtgtgtgcgtgtgtgtgtgtgtgtgtgtgtgtgcatgcgtgtgtgttggtgtgtatgtgtttgcatgtgtgtgtttgcgtgtgtttgcatgtgtgtgtgtctgtgtatgtgtgttaaaggagagtgtgtacagtattgTATTATGGATTATGACGTGTGTTTGTGGATACCTGCAtgagttgttgttattgtgaatgtgcgtgtgtgtgtgtgtgtgtgtgtgtgtgtgtgtgtgtgtgtgagagagtgttaaAGGAGAGTGCGTACAGTATTGTATTATGGAttatgatgtgtgtttgtggatacCTGCAtgagttgttgttattgtgcatgtgcgtgcgtgtgtgtgtgtgtgtgtgtgtgtgtgtgtgtgttccagtgctCTGCAGACTGTGGCGTTGGCTGGCGCAGCAGgacggtggtgtgtgtggacagtgCTGTGAGTGCTCTGCCCCTAGATGGGTGTGAGGGGGAGAGGCCAGCTGAGCTGAGCGCCTGTGACCTGGGCTCCTGTCAGCACAGAGTAGAATGGTACACAGGACCCTGGGGACAGGTAAccttaccaacacacacacacaaacacacacacacacacacatacgcacacacacacgcgcacacacacacacacacacacacacacacacacacacacacacaccagttgagGTAGTATATCATGAACACTATTCGCTTGTGTGTTGTTCATGTTGTACGTGGCCAGTGTTCGTCCGAGTGTGGCAGTGGCACGCAGAGTcggggtgtgctgtgtgttctcCAGGGGCAGGGCCAGTTGGAGGTGACCTCTGAGACCAACTGCTCTCACCTGCCCCGCCCTCCTGACACACAGCCCTGCCATCTCAGCACCTGCAGGACGCAGTGGTACCTAACAGACTGGAGCAGTGtgagtccttctctctctctctctctcacacacacacacacacacacacacacacacacacacagcacagtggtACCTAACAGACTGGAGTAGTGTGagtccttctttctctctctctcacacacacacacacacacacacacacacacacacacagcacagtggtACCTAACAGACTGGAGCAGTGTcagtccttctctctcacacacacacacacacagcacagtggtACCTAACAGACTGGAGCAGTGtgagtccttctctctctctcacactctcacacacacacacagcacagtggtACCTAACAGACTGGAGCAGTGTgagtcctcctctctctctcacactctctctcacacacacacacacacagcacagtggtACCTAACAGACTGGAGCAGTGTgagtcctcctctctctctcacactctcacacacacacacacacagcacagtggtACCTAACAGACTGGAGCAGTGtgagtccttctctctctctcacacacacacagcacagtggtACCTAACAGACTGGAGCAGTGTgagtccttctctctcacacagctaAATTACAAATGTGCTCCCTTCCAGAGATTTCCTAGGGTTTTTTCCTgtaatacactcacacacacactcactcacaaacggTATGTTTGTCTGTTAGTGCTCTCGCTCCTGCGGTGGTGGCTATCGGGTGCGGGAGGTGCGTTGCCTGACTGATGACCTGACCCCGAGTGATGGCTGTGACCCCAGTTTGGCCCCAGAGAGTAGTGAGGAGTGCAACACACAGCCCTGTCAGCCTGAGAGAGGTGAGTCTACTGCCGACTGCATTTCTGACCACCAAGACGATGCTGTCAGAAGCACGCAAtcagtttgtttgttgtgtgtgtgtgtgtagatgagtcGTGCCAAGACCTCTACTTCaactgtgagctggtggtccaGGCCCAGCTGTGCGTGTACGACTACTACCGCACAACCTGCTGTGCATCCTGCTCCCGTGCCAGCAAGAAGGACTCCCGTCACGCTTTAAGATGAGCCCACAGGGAGAGGTCATCTGACTCTTCACCCCACCTCAGTGCAGAGCAGCCTGCCCTTACAGGGCTGACGTGAAGGACAAGACAATGCTCATAGTGACCCGAGGCCAGTCTGCTCAGGGCTACTGCATCAGAGCACAGCTATTCTCATCTGCTGGGGATTGCACTGTGCTTTGCTACTCAAGATCCTTACACAACAACAAGTACTGTAGGACTAAATCATAAATAATCAGGATAGATATTCTTGGAAAAACTGAATAATGGTATTTTTTCccatttttgaaaaatgaaataaaattgtATCCTAGTTTTTCATAAAAACCTTTTTTGTTGTGTCTATTGGATTTCTACTCTGAACTGTTTTTTTGGTCTAAAACTAGTGATCTATCTACCTAAAAGGCATGCACAACCTTGCAAACACCACCCAGACCCTTACTGGCATTGCTAGAAACTTTACATGCTTACTGGTGTTTTTTTGGCAATAGAATCAGCAAGGTCATGCTGTGaaatgttttctttcattttctgtGGTGTGTTCAGCTTTGGATGACTGGTGAGAACAATATGTCGGTATATGGCCATGTGACAATCTAAATGAAGTTGAAGATGATACCAACACTAGTTGCCTGATAGATGCAAACCTTCAGCCTTGTACCTACCTACCACCAAACCACAGCAGTAGGTAGATCactaccaaccccactctcataTGTTGCTTAGTTCTTCAAAAAGCTGTTCAGTTACACCTGGTGGACTTtaaattcagaaaaaaatgaacaccagtaaaacagaaatcTTTTTATTTGATAATTATGTGAAAAATAACATAGTTTATATAAATAGTGTTTTTACAAGAGTAGGTTAGGTGAAGGGATCCCTTAGCTCAGATCACCTGACCACAGCCAGAGCTCCTGAGTCCTCAGGCCTGGGGAAGTGAACTGCTCAGGCCGACACAGTGCAGTGTACAGATCTAACGGACACCATGCCCATTCAGCGCCATGCTCGATGCTTTTCAGAAGGCCTTGACCGCAGCTCTTCTCTCTcggctcttctctcctctctggctTGTCTGCCATCACTGTTCCAGCTCATTCAGCTGCAAGTAGCTGGAGCAGTCGGAGATCCTCTTCACCTGGTTCATACTCAGGTTCTCAGAACACATGGGACACACCGACTCGGTCTCCAGCagcctgacagacacacacacacacacagacacacacaccacacacagaatgGGCAGGGTGTGGTCAGTCGTGGGTGGAGCCAGTGGGCGACTGGTACTGCCGGAAGACAAGACTGCTGAGTGTGCTACTTACTGTATTAACTGGGAGTAAAGCGCAGGGAAATCACAGTGCGGACACACTGACCAGTCCTCCTTCACCATGTGCCGACCCTGCACACAAGGGAGAGGTGGAGCGTGTGAGAGActgtgagagactgtgtgtttgtggaggatTGCTGgtggctgcgtgtgtgtgcgtgtgtgtgtgtgtgtgtgtgttcctaccgTGGCGATGCAGTAGGGCAGGTTGTTCTTGCATCCTGGACACAGCAGCTCACACTCAGGCAGCTGGCCGCCACAGAACGGGCACGGAGTGGAGTCCTCCTCTAACTCGGACGTATCTGGACGCCTGAccatcacacacagagagagcgagagagagagagagagggggaaggaaagGAAGAAGAATTGAAAATACAGATTGTAGAGAAAAGTCAGAAGTTGATGTTTATTGGGGGGTGTCACTGTTCACTCCTCCAGAAATAGAACAGACTCTTTGAGAAGCCATTTGATTGAGACAAAACAGAGGGAGCAACTTGAAGACagagggatggtgtgtgtgtgtgtgtgttggggcagcAGAAGGTACGCACCGGACCATGGCCTCTATCTTCTTCTTGTACTTCAGGTCAATCTTGTTGCGGTACTCAGGGCGCATCAGCATGGCGGCAAAGCTAAAGGCCGAGTTCTTCAAACCGGCACGGTGGCACTCTATCACAGCTGACGTCAGGATGGGGACGATgtctacacgcacacacacacgcacgcacgcacgcacacatgcacacacgcacacacacacacgatttccACTTTTAACAAAATGCATTACATGTTTCCTTCATCATTTCCACAGGCTAACTATATTCATGATGCATAATTTATAAAGAACAGGAGTGTGTTCCTGCCTGAACGTGTAGCTATACTGTAGTGTTAGTGTCTGCTTACGTGAGGGGAACTTGCTGATGTTACTGGACACACGGATGAGCATGCGCGCCCCCTTCAGGTGATCTCCCCTCTTCACATGAATCTAcagatttaaaaacattaggTGCGATCCAGGCAGGCCCACATTACACATCTAATAAAGCCACTGCGACTCGACAGTATTGGGTCCTCCCgtcagggagagtgtgtgtttgtgagagtgtgtgtttgtggagtgtgtgtttgtgagagtgggCGTTTGTGAGAGTGGGCATTTAtgagagtgtatgtttgtgagagtgtgtgtttgtgagagtgggCTTGGATGTCACGGTCGCTGAGGTTGCCCCTCACCTTCACCAGTATGTAGCTGTGCAGGATCATGAGGTTGGTGGCCATCTCAGATGGGATTTTGATTTTCTGGGCCTGTAGCTCCGTGTACATGCTGAACAGCACATCATGAGCATTCCGGTAATTTCCTGCCAAAAATGACCCAAAACAGATGAAGTCTCACACACACGACGTACGAGGACAGAAAAGGGTTCAGTTATTCATATATTGCTACAGACCCACCTCCAGCCCCACcacacatctctcacacacacacacacacacacacacacacacacacacacacacacacctgcagactgCTCCTCTCTGGCAATGATGATGGCGGTCCGTGCTGCTTCTCTGTACTGTTTAAGAGCCATGTAGAGCCGGAACAGATACTTGGCATCCTGAGAGGTGCGAGGAGCAgaaaagtgaacacacacacacacacacacacatacacacacacacatacatacttctGAGTTCACAAGAGCAGTTCAGCTAGAGACTAGAATGaaggctgacacacacagacatgcaaccACATTCAGCCAACAAGATGGTTTAGGATCAGTGAGGTGCCACGGCTCACGTCAGGGACAGGTGAAAGGGGCTGACTCTAGTCTCATGCTTGTTTCCAGCTTTTCATCACTAGCACTTTCTTAAAACCACCACTAAGGGGCACTGCACAGTGTCTTACTCACTGAGAGAGTCTATGCACATCAAATGTGCATGAGGGGCAGAAGTGAAGATGAGAGACACTTTTCAGTAGAGTACACAGAGCAGAAAACACACACGATGAGTTGGAGTGACAACGCTTAGATACGTAGAGGTGCAGTTCTGCAGCACTGTGTTGTCTGTCCCATCGGCTCTCCTACCTTTGGCATGCCATCACTCTCTCCCATCAGATAATCTATCAGCTGATTGGTCAAAGCATCATCCTTAGCCTCTCCAACCTGGAAGACATAGCCATCATCTTCCATCACACATTATTAATCATTACTTGTCATCACAATGACTACAATGTTCATGAATGGCATCTAAAAAGGCCTATTCGCCAAAGATTCGCCACGAGATGAGCAGCAACATTCTATAAACCAGCAACTtgctgcaacattctaaaaccttgcaactgcgACTAGACATGGTGAATGTTTCGCAACGCCCTGCAACGACGggcaacatctaattcacaccgCTGCAACTCCTTTCTGCAACGGTTTTGTCTCGTTGaaaatctttggtgtgaattgggccTTAGAGAGACTTAATACTCACAGTCTCGATGGCCTTCTCTATGGCCAAGCTATCTTCAGTGTTTGGACATTTCAGGAAGTGTTTCAGGGCCTGACgaggtgagatggagagagaggaggaaggagagagaggagaaaggagagaggacgAAGGAGAGAGGAGCAACAGACAGAGGGTGTGTTACAAATCATAAACAGCCGTCGAAAGGCAAGCATTTGACATTTAGATTCGACCAGTTAAATAAACTTCATTACcaagggatggtgtgtgtgtgtgtgtgtgtgtgtgtgtgtgtgtgtgtgtgtgtgtgtgtgtgtgtgtgtgtgtgtgtgtgtgtgtgtgtgtgagcatgtgattATGTCATCTTCTCTCACTCTGCTAAACTGGCCACATTTCTGGAAGAACTTCCCGGCCAGAAGGTGCTGCTTCTCCCCCTCGAAGTGCAGTGCAATGCTCTGGTAATCCTCCGCTGTGGCGTCGGGGCCTGATGGGCACAACAAAACACAGAAGAAGCCAGTTACGCAACGCAACCCACTTTAAATACATACAGCAACATAGGAAATCTCAACAAAAAAGCTCATTTCCAACTTGAGTGAGAGTAGAGAGACATGATGAAGTGAGACAGGATGCAGTGAGAGAGATGATGCATTGAGAGACATGATGCAGTAAGAGACATGATGCATTGAGTGCAGAAGAGTTCTCTGACCGATGATGTCTGCATACACCTCCATCTGATCATGCTGCTGTGCCAGCTGAAAGGCCTCGTCGCTGCAGTGTGACAGCACCAAGAACTGAATGGCAGAACCATAGTCATTCAGACTCAGGAAGAACCTACAACAAACCACAACCATCAATCTCATTCAGTCATCCTGTGCCAAGTGGTGTATTTTGTATTGCCGATGGTCCTTTGGACACCAAAGCATAATTCGATTGAGGGTTTTGTTCGGACCTTGCCACCATCTTTGCTCCGTCGATGGACTGTGTTTCCCTGACGATGCGCACAGCCTCCTCAGGGTTGTTGAGATGCTCCAGTAAGATGCGGATCACGTTGTCCCAGTCCCGGGCACTCTCATAGGCCATCGCTGCCTCCTTAAATCTGACCACAGACCATCAGAACTTCACCTCACAGAACATCACAACTTCCATGGACAGGTTAGGTAGGTTCTTAATTATTCTCTCCATGTCGTcatataacaataacaaaaacagcTAAAACCAACATTCATCCATACAATTACAGTGGGTAGGTAATGTGAtctacagtacaggccaaaagtttggacacaccttctcattcaatgcgtttcctttattttcatgactatttacattgtagattcatcaaaactattaatgaacacatgtggaattatgtacttaacaaaaaagtgtgaaataactgaaaacatgtcttatattctagtttcttcaaagttgatatttattttttatttaacaccttattcagcaagccataacttgacaaatattaatctgtgggccaaataactttgcattcatgcatagttttgatgccttcagtgagaatctacaatgtaaatagtcatgaaaataaagaacacattgaaatgagaaggtgtgtccaaacctttggcctgtactgtatgtatgatcaTCACAGATTCACAGGAGTCTACAATGGCAACAATGTATACCAGAGAccacagtatgtgtgtactcTGTCAATATTGCGACTGCTGTTTAGTGACACTTACTTGCCATCAGCCTCCTTGGCTTTTGCATACTGCAGATGGATTTTGGGAGATGACACCTGAGGTAAGAGCTCACCCACCTTCGACCTGAAGACATACACACTTTCACTTTGTAGCTACATAAGAGGCCTCCGTGGTTGTGACAGAGATAAGTTAAGGGCATCTGACAAAGCACACAAAcgtcctgacaaaacaaaataGTGGGGCAGCAGGCTAGTGATAATTGCGCATTTGTCCAGCATGCTCAACTGTGAATGTACACTTCAATTTGAGAAGCGTGGCAGAGAACTAGGAAGAGTGGAACATGAgaggcatgtgtgagtgtgaccaaTTCTTACCAGTTCTTGCAGCGGATATAGACCGATGCAGCTTTATCGTAATACTGGCCTTTCTCATACAGCTGAGCTGCCTCTGAGTATTGCtacaacacacaaagacattaaCATGGTTAACCTATGGAAGGCCTCAGACAGGGACACGACACAGTGCCCTGTGTGTAAGATGGGAATAAGCACAGATGTGAGGCTGACGGAGCCGAGGGGCAGACAGTGGACTTGAGGCCCTCTTGTATGTCCACCTTCATGCTCTCCAGGATGGCCCCACAGTCCTTCTTCAGCGCTCGGCTCGGGTGCCTGATGGCAAGGTTTGCACCACGCCGGATATCTCCCATGCGGATGGACATCCGTGCCACTCCGGCCTGACACGCCTCATCATGCTCCTGGTACCAGGGGAAAGGTTAAGCACACCTCAGCTTGTCGCCGTAAATGTAGGAAATCATTTACATTTACTCAAAACAAATGGAAGGTTTTAAAAGATTCACCCAAAATCCGCTACTCTCAGAGGTGAACATAGCTGTATATATTTGTGAAAACAGAAAATGATGGCAATGTTGTACTACTTTCTGTGTGCTACTACATACGGACCTTATTCTCTTGGGTCATTCCCTTTTCAAAGTGGGACAGTGCATTCACATAGTCTCCACTGCCAGGGGACAGAACACAAAATACAACATCACTGCATGTCTCATTAATAGCAGATCACCTAATACAATAATTGTATGATCAAAACATAACATTTCATGACTTCATTCATCATGGCGTTGCGTTAGAGGCAGATATCGCAATGGCTGTGGTTTGGTCAGAGGCTGAATGCTGCAGGTAATTGCAGCAACCAAACTGCTGTATAAAAGTAAAAATAGCTAGAACAAGGCTGTAAACTCACACACCTATATTAAAAAATAACATACCATATGCCTATAAACTCACACACCTATATTAAAAAATAACATACCATATGCCTATAAACTCACACACCTATATTAAAAAATAACATACCATATGCCTATAAACTCACACACCTATATTAAAAAATAACATACCATATGCCTATAAACTCACACACCTATATTAAAAAATAACATACCATATGCCTATAAACTCACACACCTATATTAAAAAATGACATACCATATGACTTTAAACTCACACACCTATATTAAAAAATGACATACCATATGACTTTAAACTCACACACCTATATTctgccctacaaagccaaagtGCAGTATCTACGAAAATTccaaactgagaaaaacagcATTGTTGTTTGTCTTTCACACTGTATTCTAGCATATACTGTAAAATGAAAACCCTACATCTTCAGGAAATGTTTCAGTAGATTAATGAGATTTTGATAGATTGAACGGAGGATATGGTATTTTATAttggtgtaaaaaaaaaatcacaaaaaatgcagttactgcactttggctttgtagggcagTATTGTTCTTCCACATTGACAGGTGAGTGTTACTCACATGAACTCCAGTTGGATGGCATACTCTTTAGAGATAAACGGCATTTCGTTTGGAGATAGCCTGTTAGCCAGCTGCAGCGCACTATCCCAGTGCTGCAGGTCTCttctcatctacacacacacacacacacacacacacacacacacacacacacacacacacacacacacacacagacacgcacgcacacacattaataaAGAATGAATGTATATTGTATATGTGGAGATATGATGTGTGGTGTATTTGGTGCATGGTGGCTGTATATGACTATTGTATATGTGGAGATATGATGTGTGGTGTATTTGGTGCATGGTGGCTGTATATGACTATTGTATATGTGGAGATATGATGTGTGGTGTATTTGGTGCATGGTGGCTGTATATGACTATTGTATATGTGGAGATATGATGTGTGGTGTAATTGGTGCATGGTGGCTGTATATGATTATTGTATATGTGGAGATATGATGTGTGGTGTATTTGGTGCATGGTGGCTGTATATGTACATGGGTACCTCCAGAGCAGCCCCAGGGCAGGAGGAGGCCAGGTAGAGGTCCTGGGCCTGGTTGTAGTCGTTAGTGAACATGGCCAGATGGCCAGCCAGCAGATTCTGATCCTCTATACCCTGCCAGTTAGAATGGCCCAGAACACAGAGATCACTACATGCTTCTATGTTAAAGTCAACAtgaagggagagacacagaggaccTTCTGACCTTGATATCTTCCAGGGACATGACCATGCCTACATTCCCCATCATGCGATACACTTGCACTGCCAGCTCCACCTCTATGTGATGCAGACACGTCCGCCCCATCTCAGCCCACGTCTCTGAGCAGTTAAGAAGCTTACACATCTCCCATGCCTCCAGGAACCTAACACACGCCGCAGGACGACACACGCTTATATGACATACAGTggatgtctgtttatgtgtgttttgtggacaGAGTGATCTGCTAGGATGCTTATTCCTACCTCTTGAGCATCAGGatgcctgtttatgtgtgttttgtggacaGAGTGATCTGCTAGTATGCTTATTCCTACCTCTTGAGCATCAGGGCCTTTTGGAGCATCTGTGTGAGCTGCTCCCTCGAGGCCTCAGAGAATCGGGCTCTGAcaaaactgtgtgtgctcaggtaCACACTGTTGGTCTTGCCACTCTGTGTCTGACATATTAACTCCCCATTGTGGAGTAGCAAGGGCTTATGGGAAAATGGAAGTTTGGTGCCACCCACAAGGATGACTCTGGAGCCTAGACAGGAAGAAGGAGACAGAAATTAATTTATTAAGCATTTTAAGCATTTTCTGTATCTGATGTTGagcttgtagtgtgtgtgtgtgtgtgtcttgtagtgtgtgtgtgtgtgtgtgtgtgtgtgaatgcacatgtttatgtttgtgtagcTCTCTACCCTGAATGGTGTCTTTGTGGAAGGCATAGGTATAAACTTT of Alosa sapidissima isolate fAloSap1 chromosome 1, fAloSap1.pri, whole genome shotgun sequence contains these proteins:
- the wdr19 gene encoding WD repeat-containing protein 19, with amino-acid sequence MKRVFTIAEKNWQGSCLHYKWQKTLGNYLAVAGFDNTVKIFDRHGQRMNEFNLPGRCIGMDWDKDGDTLAIIAEKSSAIHLWDANVNKTSQLDSGMRDQMSFLLWSKTGPLLAVGTAKGNLLIYNQQTSRKIPVLGKHTKRITCGCWSSQNLLALGSEDRSVTISNHEGDTIRQTSVRSDPADIQFSVMKTDERSSPGESTVSVAVGKKTLFLFNLNDPDNPIELAFQQRYGSIVSYRWYGDGYIMIGFSQGYFVVISTHIREIGQELFQAHNHKDSLTSIAISQSLSKAASCGDSCIKIHDLTELKEMYAIINLDEETKGLDQLSWTDDGQLLAVSTQRGSLHVFLTRLPILGSSSGTRMAYLTSLLEVTVANPVEMEGPLAVAVDVEPNFIAVGPYHVAVGMNNRAWFYAVGENAVERLKDTEYLGTVVSMCLNADYAAALFEGKVQLHMIEGEEQEERQTKLFSGDKYRIMSHALTADFLFLGTDTGLIQCFFIEDWQNINEYRHPVGVRKVFPDPSGTRLIFIDDKSDGFLFSPVNDAVCEIPNFSPTINGAIWETWPGDKGVFVAYDDDKVYTYAFHKDTIQGSRVILVGGTKLPFSHKPLLLHNGELICQTQSGKTNSVYLSTHSFVRARFSEASREQLTQMLQKALMLKRFLEAWEMCKLLNCSETWAEMGRTCLHHIEVELAVQVYRMMGNVGMVMSLEDIKGIEDQNLLAGHLAMFTNDYNQAQDLYLASSCPGAALEMRRDLQHWDSALQLANRLSPNEMPFISKEYAIQLEFIGDYVNALSHFEKGMTQENKEHDEACQAGVARMSIRMGDIRRGANLAIRHPSRALKKDCGAILESMKQYSEAAQLYEKGQYYDKAASVYIRCKNWSKVGELLPQVSSPKIHLQYAKAKEADGKFKEAAMAYESARDWDNVIRILLEHLNNPEEAVRIVRETQSIDGAKMVARFFLSLNDYGSAIQFLVLSHCSDEAFQLAQQHDQMEVYADIIGPDATAEDYQSIALHFEGEKQHLLAGKFFQKCGQFSRALKHFLKCPNTEDSLAIEKAIETVGEAKDDALTNQLIDYLMGESDGMPKDAKYLFRLYMALKQYREAARTAIIIAREEQSAGNYRNAHDVLFSMYTELQAQKIKIPSEMATNLMILHSYILVKIHVKRGDHLKGARMLIRVSSNISKFPSHIVPILTSAVIECHRAGLKNSAFSFAAMLMRPEYRNKIDLKYKKKIEAMVRRPDTSELEEDSTPCPFCGGQLPECELLCPGCKNNLPYCIATGRHMVKEDWSVCPHCDFPALYSQLIQLLETESVCPMCSENLSMNQVKRISDCSSYLQLNELEQ
- the adamtsl7 gene encoding thrombospondin type-1 domain-containing protein 4; this encodes MAQLKQQQWLRCSLQLTLILCLRCPAGRAAPQDARFHPTPQQECVGSRPDVCGVCAGNGSSCELVSGTFSRFALSVGYHKVLEIPSGAHRIKIQETVKSRNYLALRTATGQSVINGDWAIDRPGQFQAAGTQFTYRRPNEIRSRAGESITAQGPLNQDLHLYVIYQQPNPSINYQYILPKLHLLDTESTHNSTHSHILPLVETHAVDESDNLVPSNSVTLPLYTWVAMTTTPCSSTCGTGKRQIFFSCVERATQTTVSGDFCNHSVRPVPQEETCSIQHCPAFWDVGEWSECSRTCGLGLQHRQVLCRQTQAHHGNITSIITVETQQCGHTERPETSVPCQLQICSEWQIRTEWTECSVPCGVGQRSREVVCVSNLGDVDADDQCNLALKPPHLQNCDMGPCARSWYFSTWSQRCSADCGVGWRSRTVVCVDSAVSALPLDGCEGERPAELSACDLGSCQHRVEWYTGPWGQCSSECGSGTQSRGVLCVLQGQGQLEVTSETNCSHLPRPPDTQPCHLSTCRTQWYLTDWSSCSRSCGGGYRVREVRCLTDDLTPSDGCDPSLAPESSEECNTQPCQPERDESCQDLYFNCELVVQAQLCVYDYYRTTCCASCSRASKKDSRHALR